The Solidesulfovibrio fructosivorans JJ] sequence CATCTCGCAGGGATATTTCATAACGTTCCTCCGGCCAGCCGTTTTTCCCCGCCCCGCTCTCCGGCCAGGGCGGCATACGAGGCGAGCAGCATGTCGACCAGGCTGGCGCCGCTGTGAAAAGCGGTGCAGCGCGGGGCCGCCTCCACCGATTTGCGAGCCAGTTCGTCATGGTTATCGATAAACCGGGCCACGGCCGATGCCACGCCGGGCGCGTCGTGGTTGCGGATAAGCGTATAGCCGGCGTCGAACTGCTTGACCTCGAGGGCCAGCGACGTGCCGAGCGGCACGATCAGCGGCACGCCGAGCGCCATGGCCTCGATGACGATCTGGGACGAGCGCTCCACGTAGTTGCCCGGCCGGTACGGCAGCACCAGCGCGTCGAAGGAGGCCAGCAGCCGGTGGAAATCCTCTCCCACGTAGCAGTTCTCGAACACCTGCACCCGGTCGCCGAACGCGTACAGCCGGGCCATGGTGACGGTGTCGGCATAGCGGCAGGCCAACTGCACCACGAAAGTCAGGTCCGGATAGGTGGGCAACAGCGCCTCGATGACGTCCGGCAAAAGCGACACGCCCTGCTCCTCGCGCCCCTCGCCGGCATAGCCGATGACGATCCGGCCCTTCTCGGCCCGGCTCTTGTAGGGTTTGGCCGGGACTTCGAGCTGGAGCGGCACCGGAAACACCGGGCACGGTTTTTCGGCCACGCGCCGGATCTGGGAGGCGATCAGCCGGTTGCTGGCCGCGCAAAAGACCTTGTCCTCGTCGAGAAAGGGCTTGAGCGCCAGCCGGAAGATGGAGCGCATCAGCGCCCGATACTCCACAGCCACGAACCGGTAGCAGTGGTTTTGGAACTTCAGGCACAGATACGGCCGCTTGTCCCGGGCCAGGGCCTTGTACCAGGCCGCGATGCCCCGCACGATCTGCGGATGGGCCGTGTGCACGAACACGAGGTCCGTTGGCCCGAGATCGTTTCGCAGGTTCTTGAACAGGTTGTATTCCGTCATGGTGCCGGAGAGCAAAAAATCCTCCAGGCAGGCGCAGTACTCGTCCGAGGACTGGGACGTGTACTGGCAGGGCATAAGCACCGCCTTGGCCCGAAGCACCTGGACCGCCTCGGGCTGGCACTCGGCGTAGACGTAGAATTCGACCGGCAGCTCCCGTTTCAGGCATTCCTTGAGCACGCCGAGGTCGTAGGCGAAATGGTGCCCGGCCAGAAAGCGCAGGCCGTGGTCGAAAACGACAAGCCGGCCCGGCCCGCTTCCGGGCGCGCTCGCAACCGGCGCGGAGAGGCTCGCCTCGATGACGCGCTCCTTTTCCCGCAACGCCAACAGCATGTTCCGGCCCCAGGCCGTCACGGACAGCGCCCCGAGCTTTGCCGCCAGGGCCGCCTGGTCCGTCGCCCCGGCCGGCATGTCGTCGTCGGGATCGGCGCCGATGGCGACGAGCCCTTCCCGGGCCTTCGCGTCGCCGGGATCGATGGCCAGGGCCCGGCGCAGGCACGAGGCGGCCTCCTCCAACAGCCCCTGGTCGCGCAGCAAAAAGCCCAGGTTGCGACAGGCTACGGCGCAGTCGGCGTCAGCCTTGATGGCCCGGCCGAAATAGCGCACGGCCACGTCGGTCTTGCGGGCGTCGAGCGCCAGCTCACCGAGCAGGTTGAGCACCGCCGCGTCCTCGCCGCCGGTTTCGAGCAGATTGAGGCAGATGGTCTCGGCCAGGGCGGGTCGGCTGTACTTGCGGCACCGCTCGGCATCGGCAAGTCCGGCGTCGCGCAGGGCCACCAGGCGCATCTTGCGGGTGCCGTCGTTTTCCCCGACATACCCGTCCAGGCTGGCCCCGGCGTATTTTTCCAGGCTGCCGGATTTGCGCAGCGACGAGAGCGGAGAACCCTCGATCTCGGCCGTGCCGGATTCCTGGTAGGTGTCGAGGGGCAAGGACTTCCGGTAGCGCTCGGTGTCGGCCATCTGCTCGGACGTTTCACCGGGCAGGCCCACGGTGAAGGTGCCGTGGACAGTCATGCCGAGCGATTTGATGTGGCAGACGACGTCCCGGGCCTTTTCCAGGTCGAGCTTTTTGCGGACGATGTTGTCGATGACCCACTGGTTGCCGCTTTCGAAACCGATCTTGACGCCGAAGCAGCCGGATTCGCGCATGAGCCCCCAGGTTTCCCGGGAGATGGTGTCGGCCCGGCACATGGCCGACCAGGGAAGCCCTATGCGCTTCATGACGCCGCATATCGCCCGCACGTGGCGGTCGCCCAGGTTGAAGGTATCGTCGTCGAAATAGACGCACTTGTAGCCGTAGCGGCCGACAAGGTCGGTGAGGATGCCCTCCACGGCGTCGGCCGAAAGCTGACGCACGAGCCGCACGCCCGTGCCGTCGGGGTCGTCGTTGGACATCACGGCCGGCCAGACGCAGAAGATGCACTTGAAAGGGCAGCCCCGGCTGGTGAGCATCTGCAGTTGCGGGAAAAGCTGGCCCTTGGGATTGGAATCCCAGTAGCGGTGGGCATGCAGCTCGTCGAAGTACGGCGTCGGCGCGGCGTTGAGCTCCTCCTCGCGCAACAGGTCGAAGGGCAGCAGGCCCGACACGCCGCCGGACACGACCTTGACCAAGCCCTTTTCGTATTCCCCCCGGATGGCGGCATGCAGCGGATGCTCGGCCAGAAGCTTTTCGCCAAGACAGGTGATGGGGCCGGCGACGATGATTTTCGTGCGGGGATTTTCCCGCTTGATGTGGGTGATGAGCCCCGCGTCGTGCTCCCAGCTCGGGGAGGCCGACTCGATGACGATGTAATCGAAATCCTGTTCCTTAAGGTAGGCGAAATAGGTCGCGTAGTCCTCGCGCAGGGCAATGGAGTCGCGAAAGGCGACCGTGGCCCCGGTCTCCCGGGCAAGGTAGCTGGCGGCGGAACCGAGAAAAAAAGGATACGGCAGGTAGTCGCCGAAACGGTACTCGCCGGGCTTTGAGCGCACGACGCTGGTGAACGGCCAACGCGACCCGGCCCGCACCCCGGCCAACAACCCGGGGCCATGGATGGCATCCGGGTTCTCGATCCACCACGGCGGATTGCTGCACAGTACCTTCATGGCCCCTCCTTCCCAGGGCCGTATCCTGCTCAATTTTCAAGCCGCCGTCATCCCCTGGCGGCGGCTCTCCAATATCGGGACGCCGATCTCAGCCTTTCGCGCCCGGCAGGGCCGCCGGGGACGCGCCCGTGCCCAAGACGCGCCCGGCCTCGGAGGAGTCCGCCCCGGCCGAATGCCCTTCTTCCTGGAGGCGGATGATGAGGTCCTTGAGCGCCTGGGCCTGGTCGGCCAGTTCGGCCACGGCGTTGGCCGATTGGCGCATGGCGTCGGAAGTTTCGGCCGACACGCGGCTTATGCCCTCGATGGAGCGGTTGATCTCCTCGCAGGTGGCCGACTGTTCCTCGGAGGCCGTGGCGATGGAGAGGACCTGGCCCGAGGTGGACTCGACCAGGGCCACGATTTCGCTCAGGGCGTCACCCGATGTGGCCGAAAGCCCCGTGGCGGTCTGGATTTTTTCCACGGCCTGCTCGACGTTGCCAATATTCTTGCGTGTGCCGGACTGGATGTCCCGGATGGCGTCGCCCACTTCCTTGGTGGCGGTCATGGTCTTCTCGGCCAGCTTTCTGACCTCGTCGGCCACGACCGCGAAGCCCCTGCCGGCCTCGCCGGCCCTTGCCGCCTCGATGGCGGCATTTAAGGCCAGCAGGTTCGTCTGGTCGGCGATGTCGGAAATGACGTTCAAGATCTGGCCGATGCCCTCCGCCTGGCGGCCGAGGTCGGTCATGTCGTTTTTCAGTTCCAGAGCCTGATCCTGCGCCTCGCCGATGCCGGCGATGGCCTGGGACACGATCCTGGCCCCGTCCTCGGCCTTGTGCTTGGCGTTCTGGGCGGACTGCGCCGCCTCGGAGGCGTTTTTGGCGATCTCCACCACGGTGGCGGTCATCTCCTCCATGGCCGTCGCGGTCTCGCCGACCCGGGCGCTTTGCTCCTCGGCCCCGCGCGTGGACTGTTCCACCTGGGCCGAAATCTCCTCGGAGGCCGAGCTGACGATGCCCACCACGTCTTCGAGCTTGCCGGCGGCCTGGAGCATGCCCTGGGCCCGGGCCTGTTCCGCCGCCGCCTTGGCCTCCTCGGCCTGCCGGGTCGCCTCGGCCGCGAGGCGCGAATGTTCGTTGGCCAGCCGCGTCTTGTCGTCGGCCTCGGCGATCTTGCCCTTGAGGCTCGTCACCATGGTGCGCAGGCTGTCGGCCAGCTTGCCGATCTCGTCTTCTTGCCGCAAGGGGATGGGCCGGTCCAGATCACCGGCGGCCACGCCCTGGGTCGCTTTCATGATCTGTTGGATCGGCCGGACGATGGCCCTGGCAATCAGGAAAAGGGCCACGATCAGCACGAGCATGCCGCCGAGGCTCAATCCCAGAAGCGTCTTTTGCACGGCCCTGACACTGGCGTACATGGCCGCCTCGGGAATGACGGCAATGAAACTCCAGGCGCCGCTCACGCCCTCGAGGGCGACCGGGGTCATGCTGTAGAGCATTTCCTCTCCGGTCAGGGCGGACTTTTGGGAAAACACCAGCGCCGTGCCGTTCCGCAAGGCCTCGGCCACCGCCGCCTTGTTGGCGTCGGACAAGTACTGTTCCACCGGCTTCCCGATGAGATTCTTATCCTTATGGGCCACGATCATTCCGGCATTGGACAGCAGCGTGCCATAACCCGAATCAAAGATCTTCACGCCCGCGGCGAGACGCTGCAGTTCCTCCAGGCTCATGTCCAGCCCGGCCACGCCCTTGCCTTTGTCCAGAAGCGGCACGCACACGCTGATCATCATCCGTTTGCGGCCGGCCACCTCGTATTCCGTGGGCTCCACCAGAAGCATCTTCCCGGTCTGCAGCGGCTTCCAATACCATTTTTCCCCGTCCGCGCGACTTTCGGCGGTAGGCGCGGAAGTATGGGTGTCCTCCACGCCCTTTTCGCCCCGGATGACGTAGGGAAGAAACCGCCCCGACACCTCGTGCATGGCCTCGGCCTTGGCGAAATCCTTGTCCTTTCCGTCAAAGGCGTTTGGCTCCCAGGCGGTCCAGACGCCGAAGACGTCGGGCATGGCGCCAAGGCTGCGGTGCAGCAGGTCGACCACGGCCGCCCGATCCGGAGCGGCTTTGGCATGCTCGCTGGACACGGCGGCGGCAAGGATCTTGGCGGCGACAATTGACTGGTCCAGTTTCCCCTGAATCACGGCCGCATAACGGGCGCTGATCTCCTGTCCCAGCTGCTGCGTCTCCCGGACGGACTTCTCCTGTATCTGCATATCCACGGCGACCATGATGGTGATGAATATGCACGCGCATACAAACGCCACAGGGATAAGGATTTTATTCCGCAATTTCATGTTCTTAAACATATTCACCTCGCAAGGAAGAAAGGGGTCCGGGTTTTCCCAACGCATTCCTGAAAACAGTAATGATGCTAATAACGTGCACTTGTGACCATCGTACATCGACAATGCGACATGCCGTAAAGGCGCAATCCGGATCGGGCTCCACCGGACAACACTGTGCCCCCAATGTGTGTTGCCCCACAAATAATATGCAATGCATTTCGCGAACATGCGGCATTCTCCGCACTCCCGGTCTGGAACCGGACGCAGACGTGACGTCCGGGACTCGGCCATCTTCCCCATCAGTTCCGACGCCACGCCCCGGCTTGACCGTTATACACAAAAACGGTGTAGGAAGAAATATTCTCCGAAGGACGCCACGCCCGGTCGCGACGACGCTCCTTCCAGAAAAATAGCGCTTCTTGACTTAGGTCAAACCGTTTTGCCCCGGCCCGCGTAGTCTGAAAACCACTGAAACAAACCACCGCCCCAACCCCAAACGGAGGACACATATGTTTTGTTACCAGTGTGAACAGACGGCCAAGGGCACCGGATGCGACAAACTCGGCGTGTGCGGCAAGACCCCCGAAGTCTCCGATCTCCAGGATCTGCTCGTCTACGCGCTGACCGGTCTTGGCCAGGCGGCGACCACCGCCGCGGCCGAGGGCAAGGACGTTCCTCTGACCACGGGCCGGTTTTTCGCCAAGGCCCTGTTCTCCACGCTGACCAACGTCAATTTCGACGCCGCCGATTTTGGGCCCCTGATCGAAAAGACCGTGGCCGAGCGCGACGCCCTGGCGGCCACGCTTACCGCCAAGCTGCCCGAAGGCCCGGCTACCTTCGTTCCGGCCGCCGACCTGGACGGCCTTATCAAGCAAGGCGCCCAGCACGGCCTCAAGGATATCCCCGAAACCGACCCGGACATCCGCTCGCTCAAGCACACGCTCATCTTCGGGCTCAAGGGCATCGCCGCCTACGCCGACCACGCCGCCATCCTGGGCCAGGAAGACCCGGCCGTGTACGCCTTCCTCTACAAGGGCCTGGCCGATACCTTCACCACGGACAAGAACCTCGGCGACTGGGTGGGTCTAGTGCTCAAGTGCGGCGAAGTGAACCTGCGCACCATGGAGCTCCTCGACGCCGCCAATACCGGGGCCTACGGCAATCCCGTGCCCACGGTGGTGCCGCTCGGGGCCAGGGCCGGCAAGGCCATCCTGGTCTCGGGCCACGACCTCAAGGACCTGAAGGACCTGCTCGAACAGACCGCCGGCAAGGGCATCAACATCTATACTCACGGCGAGATGCTGCCGGCCCACGGCTACCCCGAGCTCAAGAAGTATCCGCACTTTTACGGCCACTACGGCACGGCCTGGCAGAACCAGCACAAGGAATTCGCCGCCTTCCCCGGCGCGATCCTCATGACCACCAACTGTATCCAAAAGCCGGCCGCAAGCTACCTGGGCAATATCTTCACCACCGGCCTCGTGGGCTGGCCGGGCGCGACCCACGTCAAAAACGGCGACTTCGGCCCGGTCATCGAAAAGGCCCTGGCCATGCCGGGCTTCCCCGAGGACACCGACAAGGGCACGGTCATGACGGGATTCGGCCACAACGCGGTCATGGGCGTGGCCGGCGCGGTCATCGACGCGGTCAAGGCCGGAAAGATCCGCCACTTCTTCCTGGTCGCCGGCTGCGATGGGGCCAAGCCCGGCCGCAACTACTATACCGAGTTTGTGGAAAAGGCCCCGGCCGACACGATCGTCCTGACGCTGGCCTGCGGCAAATTCCGCTTCTTCGACAAAAAACTCGGCGACATCGGCGGCATCCCGCGCCTTCTGGACATGGGCCAGTGCAACGACGCCTACTCGGCCATCCAGGTGGCCGTGGCCCTGGC is a genomic window containing:
- a CDS encoding radical SAM protein — encoded protein: MKVLCSNPPWWIENPDAIHGPGLLAGVRAGSRWPFTSVVRSKPGEYRFGDYLPYPFFLGSAASYLARETGATVAFRDSIALREDYATYFAYLKEQDFDYIVIESASPSWEHDAGLITHIKRENPRTKIIVAGPITCLGEKLLAEHPLHAAIRGEYEKGLVKVVSGGVSGLLPFDLLREEELNAAPTPYFDELHAHRYWDSNPKGQLFPQLQMLTSRGCPFKCIFCVWPAVMSNDDPDGTGVRLVRQLSADAVEGILTDLVGRYGYKCVYFDDDTFNLGDRHVRAICGVMKRIGLPWSAMCRADTISRETWGLMRESGCFGVKIGFESGNQWVIDNIVRKKLDLEKARDVVCHIKSLGMTVHGTFTVGLPGETSEQMADTERYRKSLPLDTYQESGTAEIEGSPLSSLRKSGSLEKYAGASLDGYVGENDGTRKMRLVALRDAGLADAERCRKYSRPALAETICLNLLETGGEDAAVLNLLGELALDARKTDVAVRYFGRAIKADADCAVACRNLGFLLRDQGLLEEAASCLRRALAIDPGDAKAREGLVAIGADPDDDMPAGATDQAALAAKLGALSVTAWGRNMLLALREKERVIEASLSAPVASAPGSGPGRLVVFDHGLRFLAGHHFAYDLGVLKECLKRELPVEFYVYAECQPEAVQVLRAKAVLMPCQYTSQSSDEYCACLEDFLLSGTMTEYNLFKNLRNDLGPTDLVFVHTAHPQIVRGIAAWYKALARDKRPYLCLKFQNHCYRFVAVEYRALMRSIFRLALKPFLDEDKVFCAASNRLIASQIRRVAEKPCPVFPVPLQLEVPAKPYKSRAEKGRIVIGYAGEGREEQGVSLLPDVIEALLPTYPDLTFVVQLACRYADTVTMARLYAFGDRVQVFENCYVGEDFHRLLASFDALVLPYRPGNYVERSSQIVIEAMALGVPLIVPLGTSLALEVKQFDAGYTLIRNHDAPGVASAVARFIDNHDELARKSVEAAPRCTAFHSGASLVDMLLASYAALAGERGGEKRLAGGTL
- a CDS encoding methyl-accepting chemotaxis protein; this translates as MKLRNKILIPVAFVCACIFITIMVAVDMQIQEKSVRETQQLGQEISARYAAVIQGKLDQSIVAAKILAAAVSSEHAKAAPDRAAVVDLLHRSLGAMPDVFGVWTAWEPNAFDGKDKDFAKAEAMHEVSGRFLPYVIRGEKGVEDTHTSAPTAESRADGEKWYWKPLQTGKMLLVEPTEYEVAGRKRMMISVCVPLLDKGKGVAGLDMSLEELQRLAAGVKIFDSGYGTLLSNAGMIVAHKDKNLIGKPVEQYLSDANKAAVAEALRNGTALVFSQKSALTGEEMLYSMTPVALEGVSGAWSFIAVIPEAAMYASVRAVQKTLLGLSLGGMLVLIVALFLIARAIVRPIQQIMKATQGVAAGDLDRPIPLRQEDEIGKLADSLRTMVTSLKGKIAEADDKTRLANEHSRLAAEATRQAEEAKAAAEQARAQGMLQAAGKLEDVVGIVSSASEEISAQVEQSTRGAEEQSARVGETATAMEEMTATVVEIAKNASEAAQSAQNAKHKAEDGARIVSQAIAGIGEAQDQALELKNDMTDLGRQAEGIGQILNVISDIADQTNLLALNAAIEAARAGEAGRGFAVVADEVRKLAEKTMTATKEVGDAIRDIQSGTRKNIGNVEQAVEKIQTATGLSATSGDALSEIVALVESTSGQVLSIATASEEQSATCEEINRSIEGISRVSAETSDAMRQSANAVAELADQAQALKDLIIRLQEEGHSAGADSSEAGRVLGTGASPAALPGAKG
- the hcp gene encoding hydroxylamine reductase, giving the protein MFCYQCEQTAKGTGCDKLGVCGKTPEVSDLQDLLVYALTGLGQAATTAAAEGKDVPLTTGRFFAKALFSTLTNVNFDAADFGPLIEKTVAERDALAATLTAKLPEGPATFVPAADLDGLIKQGAQHGLKDIPETDPDIRSLKHTLIFGLKGIAAYADHAAILGQEDPAVYAFLYKGLADTFTTDKNLGDWVGLVLKCGEVNLRTMELLDAANTGAYGNPVPTVVPLGARAGKAILVSGHDLKDLKDLLEQTAGKGINIYTHGEMLPAHGYPELKKYPHFYGHYGTAWQNQHKEFAAFPGAILMTTNCIQKPAASYLGNIFTTGLVGWPGATHVKNGDFGPVIEKALAMPGFPEDTDKGTVMTGFGHNAVMGVAGAVIDAVKAGKIRHFFLVAGCDGAKPGRNYYTEFVEKAPADTIVLTLACGKFRFFDKKLGDIGGIPRLLDMGQCNDAYSAIQVAVALAKAFDCGVNELPLSMILSWYEQKAVAILLTLLHLGIKNMRLGPTLPAFLTPNVLNFLVENYDIKPISTPDEDLKAILG